A window from Leptothermofonsia sichuanensis E412 encodes these proteins:
- a CDS encoding circadian clock protein KaiA has product MSAQLSAHLLIGLFLKTEPLKQAVMERLSDDYYTVIQPGSTEEFFALIDQDKQRLDCLILEADSDLSLLANWLHGQAILLPAIIISADHPPDPIKSSSSFTEGEVYFFYHTAEICLTRSQVDQLGGYIDRAIAQFIQLSRSCKLRKSDSAPDQATSLVTQHFLRSQQQRLTEKLKERLGYLGVYYKRNPQNFFRHLSPNEKQELLDQLKLEYRDIVLRYFANDDSLNQRIDDFVNTVFFVDIPVAQVVEIHMELMDEFSKQLKLEGRSEEILLDYRLTLIDTIAHLCEMYRRSIPRES; this is encoded by the coding sequence TTGTCTGCCCAATTGTCTGCCCACTTACTGATAGGACTCTTCCTCAAGACAGAGCCGCTGAAACAGGCGGTGATGGAGCGTTTGAGTGATGATTACTACACAGTCATCCAGCCTGGATCCACCGAGGAGTTTTTTGCCCTCATCGATCAAGACAAACAGCGGCTCGACTGTCTGATCCTGGAGGCTGATTCAGACCTGTCCTTGTTGGCCAACTGGCTGCATGGTCAGGCAATTCTGCTGCCCGCAATCATCATCAGTGCTGACCACCCGCCGGATCCCATAAAATCTTCATCGAGTTTTACTGAAGGAGAAGTCTATTTTTTCTACCACACTGCCGAAATTTGTCTGACCCGGTCTCAGGTTGACCAACTGGGTGGCTATATAGACCGGGCGATCGCACAATTTATTCAGCTTTCTCGTTCTTGCAAGCTCAGAAAGTCTGACTCTGCACCTGATCAGGCAACCAGCCTGGTTACACAACATTTCCTCAGATCGCAACAGCAACGATTAACTGAGAAATTGAAAGAGCGATTAGGGTATCTGGGTGTGTACTACAAACGGAATCCCCAAAATTTTTTCCGACACCTGTCTCCCAATGAAAAACAGGAACTTCTAGACCAGCTAAAGCTTGAGTATCGTGATATTGTTCTGCGTTATTTTGCGAATGATGATTCCCTCAATCAACGCATTGACGACTTCGTCAACACGGTCTTTTTTGTCGATATTCCCGTGGCACAGGTCGTAGAAATCCACATGGAGCTTATGGATGAATTTTCTAAACAATTGAAATTGGAAGGGCGTAGTGAGGAAATTTTGCTGGATTATCGCCTCACCCTGATTGACACCATTGCTCATTTATGTGAGATGTATCGACGATCCATTCCGAGAGAGTCTTAA
- a CDS encoding hybrid sensor histidine kinase/response regulator, translating to MFSMLLPHVYLREFIQPVPTCLETADLRTVFEAFGWNDRQSPIKDLLPDRLVLVDGQGCPTGLVRLSRLLPHLLRRGLVEQQPSLKQAGKSANLTDPAQRIEPSLVEPVRIWAGELTIEQFLLDCNAQVQADGVIIGDRGEYLGILDPAHLLRFLAIHLARQSAIQKDGRSQEISEPAIPEVSTHEASPRESDATRHQKTLSYQQRLTTRLAQQLLAQKEELTQQVKSQQETIHQLMEQAGKHQTVGLSLMQSQLPQTAFLSSPAGDPLPPLLQLLEQLPLPLMLQAGDGQVLAQNSVWQRQVEDWLDSDRIRQEMVNLLDAPTDASTQPADLLAKGGESGLTASWCHLGSKPGTCICSCPLKNGQEQVFQFVKIPVGSLASPSKSGAIATLPAPHPAPHTVVEEAVFAQPLCLASPTPAMPQAPVAPAGLVNPIYSSRSEPEPGQPASPPGSNTLWLVLAQDITEQQQLARELTAKNVDLIHLNRLKDEFLACISHELRTPLTAVLGLSSLLKDQTLGEMNQRQVHYAQLIYQSGRHLMAVVNDILDLTRMETGQFDLVSEPVDIRSVCSRAFEQAQQLRLLDEKQSLDENNPLPAFSLEVESGLETIVADGQRLRQMLFHLLSNALKFTEPDKQIGLRVNRWGGWIAFTVWDEGIGIPAEKQHLVFQKFQQLENPLTRRFEGTGLGLVLTQRLARLHGGDVSFLSKEGQGSQFTILLPPSPPGKSAIAVSRDELDPAQNIYPGGRVELNAPRPPAVPWHSVHQAPIHLNSLQDKLRQRLVLIVEAAPPFIETLTEQLIGLGYRVVIARSGTEALEKARRLQPCTIFLNPILPLLSGWDVLTLLKSSPETRQIPVVMMATKVDETHTHQNRADGWLSLPVQVKALRQTLGQLRAEPEDSVSPNRSSNRLTILRLSPGVWSNHQRAIATADLTHLFHSHHYHILEADDLEQAELLARVWKPNIVLLDGTPIDATLYFQQFSQQTFLSSLPLVTLNQETTQAANQMPGLLVFPCLAALVPSPATRNEIETSALLQVIQIAAGYAWRPSILALNLATLPATPEDALPMAPDQTLGKGLKEGEWLQALTQYLQTAGLRGLTGRCWQEVLQQVKSQSIDLLLICWTEVEPQARTLEMLSALRQLGEKPPILVLDHRDREAGNLQSPVVTTLPIILQQLATQILPPSLPMESLLKEIYKVLRG from the coding sequence ATGTTTTCCATGCTTTTACCCCATGTCTATCTGCGAGAATTTATTCAGCCAGTTCCTACCTGCCTCGAAACTGCGGATTTGAGGACTGTGTTTGAGGCGTTCGGTTGGAATGACAGACAATCTCCGATCAAAGATCTCCTGCCGGACCGTCTGGTTTTAGTCGATGGACAGGGGTGCCCCACAGGGTTGGTGCGGCTCTCTCGATTGTTACCCCATCTATTGCGAAGAGGGCTGGTTGAGCAACAGCCTTCACTGAAGCAGGCTGGAAAGTCAGCGAACTTAACCGACCCTGCTCAACGAATTGAACCTTCGCTGGTTGAGCCAGTCAGAATCTGGGCAGGTGAACTAACAATTGAACAGTTTTTACTTGACTGCAATGCCCAGGTTCAGGCGGATGGTGTGATCATTGGCGATCGCGGAGAATACCTGGGAATACTTGATCCCGCCCATTTGCTCCGGTTTTTGGCGATCCATTTAGCCAGACAATCGGCAATCCAGAAGGATGGCAGGAGTCAAGAGATTAGTGAACCTGCCATCCCTGAAGTGTCCACCCATGAGGCATCCCCCCGTGAATCGGATGCAACCAGACATCAGAAAACGTTGAGCTATCAGCAACGGCTGACAACCCGGCTGGCACAGCAGCTTCTGGCACAAAAGGAAGAGCTGACACAACAGGTTAAGTCCCAACAGGAGACGATTCACCAGCTTATGGAGCAGGCGGGCAAACATCAGACGGTGGGGTTATCGCTGATGCAGTCTCAGTTGCCCCAGACAGCTTTTCTGTCTTCTCCAGCGGGGGATCCGCTACCCCCACTGCTGCAATTGTTAGAGCAGTTGCCCTTACCGCTGATGCTCCAGGCTGGAGATGGGCAGGTGCTGGCACAAAATTCTGTCTGGCAACGGCAGGTAGAAGACTGGTTAGACTCCGACCGGATCCGCCAGGAAATGGTCAATCTGTTAGACGCACCCACCGATGCATCTACACAACCGGCAGACCTTTTAGCTAAAGGGGGTGAGTCCGGGTTGACTGCAAGCTGGTGTCATCTTGGCTCCAAACCAGGCACCTGTATTTGCTCCTGCCCACTGAAAAATGGTCAGGAACAGGTGTTTCAATTTGTCAAAATTCCAGTGGGGAGTCTGGCATCTCCTTCGAAGAGTGGGGCGATCGCAACCCTGCCAGCCCCTCATCCTGCGCCCCACACTGTTGTTGAGGAGGCGGTTTTCGCCCAACCCCTGTGTCTGGCATCCCCCACTCCAGCCATGCCACAGGCTCCGGTTGCGCCGGCAGGACTGGTTAATCCAATTTACTCCAGCCGGTCAGAGCCTGAACCAGGCCAGCCAGCCAGTCCGCCCGGCTCGAACACCCTATGGCTCGTACTGGCACAGGACATTACAGAGCAACAGCAATTGGCCAGGGAATTGACGGCTAAAAACGTAGATCTGATTCACCTGAACCGGTTGAAAGACGAGTTTCTGGCATGTATCAGCCATGAACTGCGCACTCCCCTGACTGCCGTTTTAGGTTTATCCAGTCTGCTGAAAGACCAGACTCTGGGCGAAATGAATCAGCGTCAGGTGCACTATGCCCAACTCATTTATCAGAGCGGTCGGCACCTGATGGCAGTCGTGAATGACATTCTGGATTTAACTCGGATGGAAACCGGGCAGTTTGACCTGGTTTCAGAACCCGTTGATATTAGAAGCGTTTGCAGTCGGGCATTTGAGCAGGCACAGCAGTTGCGGTTATTAGATGAGAAACAGAGCCTGGACGAGAACAACCCGTTGCCAGCCTTTTCGTTAGAAGTAGAATCTGGGCTGGAGACGATCGTGGCTGATGGACAACGCCTGCGCCAGATGTTATTCCATCTCCTGAGCAATGCTCTCAAATTCACAGAACCCGACAAGCAAATTGGGCTGAGAGTGAACCGCTGGGGCGGCTGGATTGCCTTCACCGTCTGGGATGAGGGGATTGGGATTCCAGCGGAGAAGCAACATCTGGTTTTCCAGAAATTTCAACAGCTAGAAAATCCCCTGACCCGTCGCTTTGAGGGCACTGGCCTGGGTTTAGTCCTGACTCAACGACTGGCGCGTTTGCATGGGGGGGATGTCAGCTTTCTTTCAAAGGAAGGGCAGGGGAGCCAGTTTACCATATTGCTGCCGCCCAGTCCGCCAGGGAAGTCAGCGATCGCGGTTAGCCGGGATGAACTGGATCCGGCACAGAATATCTATCCTGGTGGTCGAGTTGAGTTGAATGCCCCCCGCCCCCCGGCAGTGCCCTGGCATTCAGTCCATCAGGCCCCTATCCATCTCAATTCTCTACAGGATAAATTACGTCAACGCCTGGTATTGATTGTGGAAGCGGCTCCTCCGTTCATTGAAACGCTGACTGAACAACTGATAGGGCTGGGCTATCGGGTGGTGATTGCCCGGTCAGGAACGGAAGCCTTAGAAAAGGCTCGTCGTCTGCAACCCTGCACGATTTTCTTGAACCCGATTCTGCCGCTACTGTCTGGATGGGATGTGCTAACTCTGTTAAAGTCCAGCCCTGAAACCCGCCAAATTCCAGTCGTGATGATGGCGACCAAAGTGGATGAAACCCATACTCACCAGAATCGTGCGGATGGCTGGCTCAGTTTGCCGGTTCAGGTAAAAGCCCTGCGTCAAACCTTAGGGCAACTGAGGGCTGAACCAGAGGATTCTGTCTCTCCCAATCGTTCATCTAACCGGTTGACCATTCTTCGCCTCAGTCCCGGTGTCTGGAGCAATCATCAACGGGCGATCGCCACGGCTGACCTGACCCACCTTTTTCATTCCCATCACTACCACATCCTGGAAGCCGATGATCTGGAGCAGGCAGAACTCCTGGCGCGCGTCTGGAAGCCAAACATTGTTTTGCTGGATGGCACCCCCATCGATGCTACCCTTTACTTCCAGCAGTTTAGCCAGCAGACCTTTCTGTCATCATTGCCGCTGGTTACCCTGAATCAGGAAACAACCCAGGCAGCCAACCAGATGCCGGGGTTGCTGGTATTTCCCTGTCTGGCGGCATTGGTCCCATCCCCTGCAACCCGGAACGAAATAGAAACTTCTGCCCTGCTCCAGGTGATTCAGATTGCAGCTGGTTATGCCTGGCGACCTTCTATTCTGGCACTGAACCTGGCAACGCTCCCAGCTACGCCTGAAGATGCCCTCCCCATGGCACCTGATCAAACACTGGGGAAGGGGCTGAAAGAAGGAGAATGGCTACAGGCATTAACCCAGTATCTGCAAACCGCTGGTTTGCGGGGACTGACTGGCCGCTGCTGGCAGGAAGTTTTGCAGCAGGTGAAGTCTCAAAGCATTGACCTGCTGTTAATTTGCTGGACAGAAGTAGAGCCTCAAGCCAGGACGCTGGAAATGCTCTCTGCCCTCCGCCAATTAGGGGAAAAGCCCCCCATTTTGGTGTTGGATCACCGCGATCGCGAAGCTGGTAATCTTCAATCTCCAGTCGTGACGACTCTACCCATCATCCTGCAACAACTGGCAACCCAAATC